Proteins encoded by one window of Serratia nevei:
- the qseC gene encoding quorum sensing histidine kinase QseC, producing the protein MKRLSLRLRLILIFSLLALLTWSTASVVAWVMSRNTINEVFDTQQMLFAKRLATANLGDLLADESARSLPKTKKLVHHGKRGEQDDDALAFAIFDRQGKMLLNDGENGADFLFDGEREGFTDGERKGDDDSWRLVWLTSPDGRYRIVVGQEWDYRRDMALGMVTGQLVPWLATLPVLMLLIALMVGRELRPLRTVAAGLRRRAPDDATPLDARQVPTEVRPLVDALNALFARINALLVRERRFTSDAAHELRSPLAALRVQTEVVQLAGDDAPMREHALDNLTLGIDRATRLVDQLLTLSRLDSLSDLAELAPIDWNDLVTMTLAEQDRQAHAAGVTLRYEHRGTPPPRQGETLLLSLLLRNLLDNAVRYTPQGGVVTVTLSERSLTVEDDGPGVTTEHLARLGERFYRPPGQEQTGSGLGLSIVQRIAGLHGLQVSFANRPAGGFVARLAL; encoded by the coding sequence GTGAAGCGTCTCAGCCTGCGGTTGCGCCTGATCCTGATCTTCAGCCTGCTGGCGCTGCTGACCTGGAGCACCGCCAGCGTGGTGGCCTGGGTGATGTCGCGCAACACCATCAACGAAGTGTTCGACACCCAACAGATGCTGTTCGCCAAACGGCTGGCGACCGCCAACCTCGGCGATCTGCTGGCCGATGAAAGTGCGCGCAGCCTGCCGAAAACCAAAAAGCTGGTGCACCACGGCAAACGCGGCGAGCAGGACGACGACGCGCTGGCGTTCGCCATCTTCGATCGCCAAGGCAAGATGCTGCTCAACGACGGCGAGAACGGCGCCGACTTCCTGTTTGACGGGGAGCGTGAAGGTTTTACCGACGGCGAGCGCAAAGGCGATGACGACAGTTGGCGCCTGGTGTGGTTGACCAGCCCGGACGGGCGCTACCGCATCGTGGTCGGCCAGGAGTGGGATTACCGGCGCGATATGGCGCTGGGCATGGTGACCGGCCAACTGGTGCCCTGGCTGGCGACGCTACCGGTGCTGATGCTGCTGATCGCGCTGATGGTCGGGCGCGAGCTACGGCCGCTGCGCACTGTGGCGGCCGGTTTGCGCCGGCGTGCACCCGATGACGCGACGCCGCTGGACGCGCGCCAGGTGCCGACCGAGGTGCGCCCGCTGGTGGATGCGCTCAATGCGCTGTTCGCCCGCATCAACGCTCTGCTGGTGCGGGAGCGGCGCTTCACCTCCGATGCCGCGCACGAGTTGCGCAGCCCGCTGGCGGCGCTGCGGGTGCAGACCGAAGTGGTGCAACTGGCGGGGGACGATGCGCCGATGCGCGAGCACGCGCTGGACAATCTGACGCTCGGCATCGATCGCGCCACCCGGCTGGTGGATCAGCTGCTGACGCTGTCGCGGCTGGATTCGCTGTCGGATCTGGCCGAACTGGCGCCGATCGACTGGAACGATCTGGTGACGATGACCCTGGCGGAGCAGGATCGGCAGGCCCATGCGGCGGGCGTGACGCTGCGCTATGAACATCGGGGAACGCCGCCGCCGCGTCAGGGGGAAACCTTGCTGCTGTCGCTGCTATTGCGCAACCTGCTGGATAACGCGGTGCGCTACACCCCGCAGGGCGGCGTCGTTACCGTAACGCTGAGCGAACGCTCGCTGACGGTGGAGGACGACGGTCCGGGGGTCACCACGGAACATCTGGCGCGGCTCGGAGAACGCTTCTATCGCCCGCCGGGGCAGGAGCAAACCGGCAGCGGGCTGGGGCTCTCGATCGTGCAGCGTATCGCCGGCTTGCATGGCCTACAGGTCAGTTTCGCCAATCGCCCGGCGGGCGGGTTCGTTGCGCGGCTGGCGCTGTAG
- the qseB gene encoding quorum sensing response regulator transcription factor QseB: MRILLIEDDKLIGDGIKAGLTKLGFNLDWFTDGAVGKNALDSAPYDAVILDLSLPGLDGLDLLRQWRQAGQDVPVLILTARDALEQRVSGLQSGADDYLCKPFALAEVAARLQALIRRRHGQLMPQLTHGNVVFDSATRSVSCNGEPVTLTPRELAVLELFLHNKGRVLARPLIQEKLYNWDDEVSSNAVEVHIHHLRRKLGNGFIRTIHGVGYTLGDAP; encoded by the coding sequence ATGCGAATTTTGCTGATCGAAGATGACAAACTGATCGGGGACGGCATCAAGGCCGGGCTGACCAAACTCGGCTTCAATCTGGACTGGTTCACCGACGGCGCCGTCGGCAAAAATGCGCTGGACAGTGCGCCGTACGACGCGGTGATCCTCGACCTCAGCCTGCCGGGCCTCGACGGCCTGGATCTGCTGCGCCAGTGGCGCCAGGCCGGGCAGGACGTGCCGGTCCTGATCCTCACCGCCCGAGACGCGCTGGAGCAGCGGGTCAGCGGGCTGCAAAGCGGTGCCGACGATTATCTGTGTAAGCCTTTCGCGCTGGCCGAAGTGGCGGCGCGCCTGCAGGCGCTGATCCGCCGCCGCCACGGCCAACTGATGCCGCAGCTGACGCACGGCAACGTGGTGTTCGACAGTGCCACCCGCAGCGTGAGCTGCAACGGCGAGCCGGTGACGCTGACGCCGCGCGAATTGGCGGTGCTGGAACTGTTTCTGCACAACAAGGGGCGGGTGCTGGCGCGGCCGTTGATTCAGGAGAAGCTGTACAACTGGGATGACGAGGTGAGCAGCAACGCGGTGGAGGTACATATTCACCACCTGCGGCGCAAGCTGGGCAACGGCTTCATCCGTACCATCCACGGCGTGGGTTACACGCTGGGGGATGCGCCGTGA
- the panB gene encoding 3-methyl-2-oxobutanoate hydroxymethyltransferase, whose translation MKPTTVTHLRQWKQEQRKFATLTAYDASFAKLFEEQGIKVLLVGDSLGMTLQGHDSTLPVTVADVAYHTRAVRRGAPACLLLADLPFMSYATPEQTFANAAELMRAGANMVKLEGGSWLCDTVKMLAERAVPVCGHLGLTPQSVNVFGGYKVQGRDELAAKQLLQDAQNLELAGIQLLVLECVPTELARQITEALSIPVIGIGAGNGTDGQILVMHDAFGITGGHTPKFAKNFLAQSGDIRTAVQHYIQEVEQGLYPAAEHSFN comes from the coding sequence ATGAAACCCACCACCGTGACCCACTTGCGCCAGTGGAAACAGGAGCAGCGCAAGTTTGCTACCCTTACCGCCTACGATGCCAGCTTTGCCAAACTGTTTGAAGAGCAAGGCATCAAAGTCCTGTTGGTGGGCGATTCGCTGGGCATGACGCTGCAGGGCCACGACTCCACGCTGCCGGTCACCGTCGCCGACGTGGCCTACCACACTCGCGCCGTGCGCCGCGGCGCGCCGGCCTGCCTGCTGTTGGCCGATCTGCCGTTCATGAGTTACGCCACCCCGGAACAGACCTTCGCCAACGCCGCCGAGCTGATGCGCGCCGGCGCCAACATGGTGAAACTGGAAGGCGGCAGCTGGCTGTGCGACACGGTGAAAATGCTCGCCGAGCGCGCGGTACCGGTGTGCGGCCACCTGGGCCTGACGCCGCAGTCGGTCAACGTGTTCGGCGGCTATAAGGTACAAGGACGCGACGAACTGGCCGCCAAACAGCTGTTGCAGGACGCACAGAATCTGGAACTGGCCGGCATTCAGCTGCTGGTGCTGGAATGCGTGCCGACCGAGCTGGCGCGCCAGATCACCGAAGCATTGTCCATTCCGGTCATCGGCATCGGCGCCGGCAACGGCACCGACGGCCAGATCCTGGTGATGCACGACGCCTTCGGCATCACCGGCGGCCACACGCCGAAGTTCGCCAAGAACTTCCTGGCGCAGAGCGGCGATATCCGCACGGCGGTGCAGCACTACATTCAGGAAGTGGAGCAAGGCCTCTACCCGGCGGCTGAACACTCTTTTAACTAA
- the panC gene encoding pantoate--beta-alanine ligase, producing MIIIETLPMLRQQIRRWRQEGKRIALVPTMGNLHDGHMTLVDEARARADVVVVSIFVNPMQFDRPDDLARYPRTLQEDSEKLTRRGVDLVFAPAPAAVYPQGLDQQTYVDVPGISSILEGASRPGHFRGVSTIVSKLFNLVQPDLACFGEKDYQQLALIRKMVADMGYDIDIVGVPTVRAKDGLALSSRNGYLTAEERKIAPQLSKIMNALAQQLANGERHVEELLEQTAEQLRAAGFTPDELFIRDADSLQPLTVDSQRAVVLMAAWLGKARLIDNQQVDLTL from the coding sequence ATGATTATTATCGAAACCCTGCCGATGCTGCGTCAGCAGATCCGCCGCTGGCGCCAGGAAGGCAAACGCATCGCGCTGGTGCCGACCATGGGCAACCTGCACGACGGCCATATGACGCTGGTCGATGAAGCGCGCGCCCGCGCCGACGTGGTGGTGGTGAGCATCTTCGTCAACCCGATGCAGTTCGATCGGCCGGACGATCTGGCGCGCTACCCGCGCACGCTGCAAGAAGACAGCGAGAAGCTGACCCGCCGCGGCGTCGATCTAGTGTTCGCGCCGGCCCCGGCTGCGGTCTATCCGCAGGGGCTGGACCAGCAGACTTACGTCGACGTGCCGGGCATCTCCAGCATCCTGGAAGGCGCAAGCCGGCCGGGCCACTTCCGCGGCGTTTCCACCATCGTCAGCAAGCTGTTCAACCTGGTGCAGCCTGATTTAGCCTGCTTCGGCGAGAAGGATTACCAACAGCTGGCGCTGATCCGCAAAATGGTGGCGGACATGGGTTACGACATCGACATCGTCGGCGTGCCGACCGTGCGCGCCAAAGACGGCCTGGCCCTCAGCTCGCGCAACGGCTACCTGACCGCCGAAGAGCGCAAGATCGCTCCGCAGCTGAGCAAGATCATGAACGCGCTGGCGCAGCAGTTGGCCAATGGCGAACGCCATGTCGAAGAGCTGCTGGAGCAGACCGCCGAGCAGCTGCGCGCCGCCGGCTTTACGCCGGATGAGCTGTTTATTCGCGACGCCGACAGCCTGCAGCCGCTGACGGTGGACAGCCAGCGGGCGGTGGTGCTGATGGCCGCCTGGCTGGGCAAGGCGCGTCTTATCGACAATCAGCAGGTCGACCTGACGCTGTAA
- the panD gene encoding aspartate 1-decarboxylase, whose product MIRTMLQGKLHRVKVTQADLHYEGSCAIDQDFLEAAGILEYEAIDIYNVDNGQRFSTYAIAAERGSRIISVNGAAARCACVGDKLIICSYVQMTDADARQHHPKVAYFEGDNNLQRKAKAVPVQVA is encoded by the coding sequence ATGATACGTACTATGCTGCAAGGCAAGCTGCATCGCGTCAAAGTCACTCAGGCTGACTTGCACTATGAAGGGTCCTGCGCCATCGACCAGGATTTCCTGGAGGCCGCCGGCATTCTGGAATATGAAGCGATCGATATTTACAACGTGGATAACGGCCAGCGCTTCTCCACCTACGCCATCGCCGCCGAGCGCGGTTCGCGCATCATTTCGGTCAACGGCGCCGCCGCGCGCTGCGCCTGCGTGGGCGACAAGCTGATCATCTGCTCCTATGTGCAAATGACCGACGCCGACGCCCGCCAACACCACCCGAAAGTCGCCTATTTCGAAGGTGACAACAACCTGCAGCGCAAGGCGAAAGCCGTGCCGGTTCAGGTCGCCTGA
- a CDS encoding polysaccharide deacetylase family protein codes for MRPQYKLAAGLLGILMSLVSPVSLANLLSEDSAVKSEYMEAQRDSEVYALVGEHVIPVGEVKRGQLIQVFPADAEYYEFKFGHGTGFIDKDDVRELKKSRKVQDDLGELNKPLTNQNLITQKTIDVYTAADKDSEVFGTLEGNLRYPIIGKLKDRLNNTWYEVNIGDRLGFVSELDCEIDNGIPVLTYHHLLKNEENKRFRHTSTTTSDVAFSNQMTYLKQAGYDTISLYQLEAYLKNQINLPGKAIVLTFDDGLKSVYRYAYPVLKDYGFRATAFIISSRIKRHPQKWNPDSLQFMSVSELKQIQDVFDVQSHTHFLHRTDGNRQPILLSRSLHNIEFDFERSRRALSQFNPHVLYLSYPFGGYNQRAIQAAQDAGFHLAVTTVQGKVKPGDNPYTLKRLYILRTDSIQTMADRIANKPGTVVVQ; via the coding sequence ATGCGGCCTCAATACAAGTTAGCGGCTGGGTTACTCGGCATTCTGATGTCGTTGGTTTCCCCTGTGAGCCTGGCGAATCTGCTGTCGGAAGACAGCGCGGTTAAATCTGAATACATGGAAGCGCAGCGCGACAGCGAAGTCTATGCGTTGGTGGGCGAGCATGTGATCCCGGTCGGGGAAGTGAAGCGCGGGCAGCTGATCCAGGTGTTCCCGGCGGATGCGGAGTACTACGAATTCAAATTCGGGCACGGTACCGGCTTTATCGATAAAGACGACGTGCGTGAGCTGAAGAAGTCGCGCAAGGTGCAAGACGATCTGGGCGAGCTGAACAAACCGCTGACCAACCAGAACCTGATCACCCAAAAAACGATCGACGTTTACACCGCGGCGGACAAGGACAGCGAGGTCTTCGGCACGCTGGAAGGCAACCTGCGCTATCCGATCATCGGCAAGCTGAAGGACCGGCTGAACAACACCTGGTACGAGGTCAACATCGGCGATCGGCTGGGGTTCGTCAGTGAGTTGGACTGCGAAATCGATAACGGCATCCCGGTGCTGACTTACCACCACCTGCTGAAAAACGAAGAGAACAAACGCTTCCGCCACACCTCGACCACCACCTCTGACGTGGCGTTCAGCAACCAGATGACCTACCTGAAGCAGGCGGGTTACGACACCATTTCGCTGTATCAGCTGGAAGCCTACCTGAAGAACCAGATCAACCTGCCGGGCAAGGCGATCGTGCTGACCTTCGACGACGGGCTGAAGTCGGTTTATCGCTACGCTTACCCGGTGCTGAAGGATTACGGTTTCCGCGCGACGGCGTTCATCATCTCTTCGCGCATCAAACGCCACCCGCAGAAATGGAACCCGGACTCGCTGCAGTTTATGAGCGTCTCGGAGCTGAAGCAGATTCAGGACGTGTTCGACGTGCAGTCGCACACCCACTTCCTGCACCGCACCGACGGCAATCGTCAGCCGATTTTGCTGAGCCGTTCGCTGCACAATATCGAGTTCGATTTTGAGCGTTCGCGCCGCGCGCTGTCGCAGTTCAACCCGCACGTGCTGTATCTGTCGTACCCGTTCGGCGGCTATAACCAGCGGGCGATCCAGGCGGCGCAGGATGCCGGTTTCCATCTGGCGGTGACCACGGTGCAGGGCAAGGTGAAACCGGGGGATAACCCCTATACGCTGAAGCGGCTATATATTCTGCGCACCGACTCGATCCAGACCATGGCGGATCGGATAGCCAACAAGCCGGGCACGGTGGTGGTGCAGTAA
- a CDS encoding ABC transporter permease, which yields MTRLYWVALQSIWAKEVNRFARIWIQTLVPPVITMTLYFIIFGNLIGSRIGDMHGFSYMQFIVPGLIMMAVITNSYANVASSFFSAKFQRNIEELLVAPVPTHVVIAGYVGGGVARGICVGVLVTIISLFFVPLQVHAWWVIALTLLLTAILFSLAGLINAVFATTFDDISLIPTFVLTPLTYLGGVFYSLSLLPPFWQAVSKLNPIVYMISGFRYGFLGINDVPLAFTMAVLVAFIAVFYLLSWYLIERGRGLRS from the coding sequence ATGACGCGTTTGTATTGGGTGGCCTTGCAGAGCATCTGGGCCAAAGAGGTGAACCGCTTCGCGCGCATCTGGATCCAGACCCTGGTGCCGCCGGTGATCACCATGACGCTGTATTTCATCATCTTCGGCAATCTGATCGGCTCGCGCATCGGCGATATGCACGGCTTCAGCTACATGCAGTTCATCGTGCCCGGCCTTATCATGATGGCGGTGATCACCAACTCTTACGCCAACGTCGCCTCGTCGTTCTTCAGCGCCAAGTTCCAGCGCAACATTGAAGAACTGCTGGTGGCGCCGGTGCCGACCCACGTGGTGATCGCCGGCTATGTCGGCGGCGGCGTGGCGCGCGGCATCTGCGTCGGCGTGCTGGTGACCATCATCTCGCTGTTCTTCGTACCGCTGCAGGTACACGCCTGGTGGGTGATTGCGCTGACGCTGTTGTTGACGGCGATCCTGTTCTCGCTGGCGGGGCTGATCAACGCGGTGTTCGCCACCACCTTCGACGACATCAGCCTGATCCCGACCTTCGTCCTGACGCCGCTGACCTACCTGGGCGGGGTGTTTTACTCGCTGTCGCTGCTGCCGCCATTCTGGCAGGCGGTGTCCAAGCTGAACCCCATCGTCTATATGATCAGCGGGTTCCGCTACGGTTTCCTCGGCATCAACGATGTGCCGCTGGCGTTCACCATGGCGGTGCTGGTGGCGTTTATCGCGGTGTTTTACCTGCTGTCCTGGTACCTGATCGAGCGCGGCCGCGGCCTGCGCAGCTGA
- a CDS encoding ABC transporter ATP-binding protein codes for MNYALELAQLTKTYAGGVKALRGIDLSVEAGDFYALLGPNGAGKSTTIGIISSLVNKTAGSVRVFGYDIDKDIVNAKRQLGLVPQEFNFNPFETVLQIVVNQAGYYGVTRREAMARAEKYLNQLDLWGKRNERARMLSGGMKRRLMIARALMHQPKLLILDEPTAGVDIELRRSMWGFLKELNAQGTTIILTTHYLEEAEMLCRNIGIIQNGELVENTSMKGLLAKLKSETFILDLAAKSPLPKLDGYHSRLTDTSTLEVEVMREQGLNGLFAQLSAQGVQVLSMRNKANRLEELFVTLVNGNGEKA; via the coding sequence ATGAATTATGCACTGGAATTAGCGCAGCTGACCAAGACTTACGCCGGTGGCGTCAAGGCGCTGCGCGGCATCGACCTGAGCGTCGAGGCGGGGGACTTTTATGCCCTTTTGGGGCCAAACGGCGCCGGTAAATCCACCACCATCGGCATCATCAGCTCGCTGGTGAACAAAACCGCCGGCAGCGTGCGGGTGTTCGGTTACGACATCGATAAAGACATCGTTAACGCCAAGCGCCAGCTTGGCCTGGTGCCGCAGGAGTTCAACTTCAACCCGTTCGAGACCGTGTTGCAGATCGTGGTGAACCAGGCGGGTTACTACGGCGTCACGCGGCGTGAAGCGATGGCGCGCGCCGAAAAATACCTCAACCAGCTGGATCTGTGGGGCAAGCGCAACGAGCGCGCCCGCATGCTGTCCGGCGGCATGAAGCGCCGTCTGATGATCGCCCGCGCGTTGATGCATCAGCCGAAGCTGCTGATCCTCGATGAGCCGACCGCCGGGGTGGATATCGAGCTGCGCCGTTCGATGTGGGGCTTCCTGAAAGAGCTGAATGCCCAGGGCACCACCATTATCCTTACCACCCACTATCTGGAAGAGGCGGAGATGCTGTGCCGCAACATCGGTATCATCCAGAACGGGGAGCTGGTGGAAAACACCTCGATGAAGGGGCTGCTGGCCAAGCTGAAGTCGGAAACCTTTATCCTCGATCTGGCGGCGAAGAGCCCGCTGCCGAAGCTGGACGGTTACCACAGCCGCCTGACGGATACCTCCACGCTGGAAGTGGAGGTGATGCGCGAGCAGGGGCTGAACGGCTTATTCGCCCAGCTGAGCGCACAGGGCGTGCAGGTGCTGAGCATGCGTAATAAGGCGAACCGCCTGGAAGAGCTGTTTGTCACCCTGGTTAACGGCAATGGAGAAAAAGCATGA
- the can gene encoding carbonate dehydratase, whose product MKEIEELIANNHAWSANISQEDPEFFERLAQAQKPRFLWIGCSDSRVPAERLTGLEPGELFVHRNVANLVIHTDLNCLSVVQYAVDVLEVEHIIICGHLGCGGVQAAVENPELGLIDNWLLHIRDLWYKHSSLLGELPPEQRFDMLCKINVIEQVYNLGHSTIMQSAWKRGQKVMIHGWVYGIQDGRLRDMEVLATSRESLEMGYRKAIAKLKQDKGI is encoded by the coding sequence ATGAAAGAAATCGAAGAGCTTATCGCCAACAACCATGCCTGGTCGGCCAATATCAGTCAGGAAGACCCGGAATTTTTTGAACGTTTAGCCCAGGCGCAAAAGCCCCGTTTCTTATGGATTGGTTGCTCTGACAGCCGCGTTCCCGCCGAACGCTTGACCGGCCTCGAGCCGGGTGAACTGTTCGTCCATCGCAACGTGGCGAACCTCGTTATCCATACCGATCTTAACTGCCTGTCGGTGGTGCAGTATGCGGTAGATGTGCTGGAAGTCGAACACATCATCATCTGCGGCCACCTGGGCTGCGGCGGCGTGCAGGCGGCGGTGGAAAACCCGGAGCTGGGGTTGATCGACAACTGGCTGCTGCACATTCGCGATCTGTGGTACAAGCACAGCTCGCTGCTGGGCGAACTGCCGCCGGAGCAGCGTTTCGACATGCTGTGCAAGATCAACGTCATTGAGCAGGTGTACAACCTGGGCCACTCCACCATCATGCAGTCCGCCTGGAAGCGCGGCCAGAAGGTGATGATCCACGGTTGGGTATACGGCATTCAGGACGGCCGTCTGCGCGATATGGAAGTGCTGGCGACCAGCCGCGAGAGCCTGGAGATGGGCTACCGCAAAGCGATAGCCAAACTGAAGCAGGATAAAGGCATCTAA
- the hpt gene encoding hypoxanthine phosphoribosyltransferase, with protein sequence MKHTVDVMISEQEVKTRIAELGRQITEHYRDSGSDMVLVGLLRGSFMFMADLCRAIDVPHEVDFMTASSYGSGMSTTRDVKILKDLDEDIRGKDVLIVEDIIDSGNTLNKVREILALRGPKSLAICTLLDKPERREVQVPVEYVGFSIPDEFVVGYGIDYAQRYRHLPYVGKVVLLDE encoded by the coding sequence ATGAAACACACTGTAGACGTAATGATTTCCGAGCAGGAAGTTAAGACCCGTATCGCCGAACTTGGCCGCCAGATCACCGAACATTACCGCGACAGCGGCAGCGACATGGTGCTGGTCGGGCTGCTGCGCGGCTCCTTCATGTTCATGGCCGATCTCTGCCGCGCGATCGACGTGCCGCACGAAGTCGACTTTATGACTGCCTCCAGCTACGGCAGCGGCATGTCCACCACCCGCGACGTGAAGATCCTCAAGGATCTGGACGAAGACATTCGCGGCAAAGACGTGCTGATCGTGGAAGACATCATCGATTCCGGCAACACGCTGAACAAAGTGCGCGAGATTTTGGCGCTGCGCGGGCCGAAATCGCTGGCGATTTGCACCTTGCTGGACAAGCCTGAGCGCCGTGAAGTGCAGGTGCCGGTCGAATATGTCGGCTTCTCGATCCCGGATGAGTTCGTGGTGGGGTATGGCATCGACTACGCTCAGCGCTACCGTCACCTGCCGTACGTCGGCAAAGTGGTGCTGCTGGACGAGTAA
- a CDS encoding type II toxin-antitoxin system RelE/ParE family toxin — MLTVKWTDEAKTGLYTLLAFIAERNPLAAEALLQRIEESVIPLAEHPYLFRPGRVNGTREMVVHPNYIVVYRVLAAHIEIVSVLHARQEYP, encoded by the coding sequence ATGTTAACCGTCAAATGGACTGACGAAGCAAAAACGGGTTTATATACGCTGCTGGCTTTTATCGCTGAGCGAAATCCACTTGCCGCAGAGGCTTTGTTGCAACGCATTGAAGAGTCGGTTATCCCGTTAGCGGAACATCCTTATCTATTCAGGCCAGGCAGGGTGAACGGGACTCGTGAAATGGTTGTTCATCCTAATTACATTGTGGTTTACCGCGTGCTGGCTGCACATATTGAAATAGTGAGTGTCCTGCACGCTCGTCAGGAATACCCTTAA